A genomic stretch from Schistosoma haematobium chromosome 4, whole genome shotgun sequence includes:
- the YME1L1 gene encoding ATP-dependent zinc metalloprotease yme1l1 (EggNog:ENOG410V8ZQ~COG:O~MEROPS:MER0002608) gives MDGFQSREGIIVLGATNQAEVLDKALLRPGRFDVQIHVSPPTYEGRIALLNLYLKKVKAGSNIDVEKLAHGTVGYTGADIQNLVNQAAIAAALRNDPFVEMHHLWDARDRLIMGPAKRRPLDDQTNRVSAFHEAGHALVALLTAESIPLHKVTIIPRGEAGGLTSFLQEKDISFMTRAQLLAQLDVLMGGRVGEELVFGADKVTTGAADDFRKATVLAQNMVKRFGFSSKIGPRVIPDTQDDQIGQATRDLIDKEVDQLLNDSLTRVRTLLSNQSKQHRLLAEALLHFETLTKDEVIAVLAGKMKPPKTPSVTSKSTTLLPQLGSSTSPEIHV, from the exons ATGGATGGGTTCCAGTCAAGAGAAGGAATTATTGTTTTAGGTGCAACAAATCAAGCAGAAGTCTTAGACAAGGCTTTATTGAGACCTGGTCGTTTTGATGTCCAAATTCATGTATCACCACCAACTTATGAA GGCAGAATAGCTCTTCTAaatctttacttaaaaaaagTAAAAGCAGGCTCAAATATTGATGTAGAAAAGTTGGCCCATGGAACAGTTGGATACACTGGTGCGGATATACAAAATTTGGTTAATCAA GCTGCTATTGCCGCTGCACTACGtaatgatccttttgttgaAATGCACCATTTGTGGGATGCTCGTGATCGACTAATAATGGGACCGGCTAAACGTCGTCCGTTGGATGATCAAACTAATCGAGTGTCAGCATTTCATGAGGCTGGTCATGCTTTAGTAGCATTGTTGACTGCGGAAAGTATACCACTACACAAA gTTACAATTATTCCTCGAGGTGAGGCAGGTGGTCTTACTAGTTTTCTACAAGAGAAAGATATTAGTTTTATGACTCGTGCACAATTATTAGCTCAATTAGATGTATTGATGGGTGGTCGAGTTGGCGAAGAATTAGTTTTTGGTGCAGACAAAGTTACCACTGGTGCAGCAGATGATTTTCGA AAAGCAACAGTTTTAGCTCAAAATATGGTTAAACGTTTCGGTTTTTCAAGTAAAATTGGACCAAGAGTTATACCAGATACTCAGGATGACCAAATTGGTCAAGCTACACGTGACCTGATCGATAAAGAAGTTGACCAATTACTCAATGATTCTTTAACTCGTGTACGTACTTTACTATCTAATCAAAGTAAACAACATAGACTTCTAGCTGAAGCATTACTTCATTTTGAAACATTGACCAAAGATGAAGTGATAGCAGTATTAGCTGGTAAAATGAAACCTCCAAAAACCCCATCAGTAACATCAAAATCAACAACTCTTTTGCCACAGTTAGGTTCTTCAACATCACCTGAAATTCATGTATAA